From Ailuropoda melanoleuca isolate Jingjing chromosome 8, ASM200744v2, whole genome shotgun sequence, a single genomic window includes:
- the HCN3 gene encoding potassium/sodium hyperpolarization-activated cyclic nucleotide-gated channel 3 isoform X3 produces the protein MLLLMVGNLIVLPVGITFFKEENSPPWIVFNVLSDTFFLLDLVLNFRTGIVVEEGAEILLAPRAIRSRYLRTWFLVDLISSIPVDYIFLVVELEPRLDAEVYKTARALRIVRFTKILSLLRLLRLSRLIRYIHQWEEIFHMTYDLASAVVRICNLIGMMLLLCHWDGCLQFLVPMLQDFPPDCWVSINHMVNHSWGRQYSHALFKAMSHMLCIGYGQQAPVGMPDVWLTMLSMIVGATCYAMFIGHATALIQSLDSSRRQYQEKYKQVEQYMSFHKLPADTRQRIHDYYEHRYQGKMFDEDSILGELSEPLREEIINFTCRGLVAHMPLFAHADPSFVTAVLTKLRFEVFQPGDLVVREGSVGRKMYFIQHGLLSVLARGARDTRLTDGSYFGEICLLTRGRRTASVRADTYCRLYSLSVDHFNAVLEEFPMMRRAFETVAMDRLQRIAFPLDSLCIRILSPLGPFLGKKNSVLQRKRSEPSPGSSGGTMEQHLVQHDRDMARGVRGPAPGTGARLSGKPVLWEPLVRAPLQAAAVTSSVAMALTHQRGPLPLSPDSPATLLARSARRSAGPPASPLEPVRAGPLLARGPWASTSRLPVPPVRTLHASLSRAGRSQVSLLGPPPGGGGRRLGLRGRPLSASQPSLPQRAAGDGSPGRKGSGSERLSSSGLLAKLPGTAQPPRPSVPEPAAPRGPQLSANM, from the exons ATGCTCCTGTTGATGGTGGGGAACCTCATTGTGCTGCCCGTGGGCATCACCTTCTTCAAGGAGGAGAACTCCCCGCCGTGGATCGTCTTCAACGTCCTCTCGGACACTTTCTTCCTGCTGGATCTGGTGCTCAACTTCCGCACCGGCATCGTGGTGGAGGAGGGCGCCGAAATCCTGCTGGCACCGCGTGCCATCCGGTCACGCTACCTGCGCACCTGGTTCCTGGTCGACCTCATCTCCTCCATCCCGGTGGATTACATCTTCCTGGTGGTGGAGCTGGAGCCGCGGCTGGACGCTGAGGTCTACAAAACAGCCCGGGCGCTGCGCATCGTGCGCTTCACCAAGATCCTCAGCCTGCTGCGGCTGCTCCGCCTCTCCCGCCTCATCCGCTACATACAccagtgggaggag ATCTTTCACATGACCTACGACCTGGCCAGCGCCGTGGTCCGTATCTGCAACCTCATCGGGATGATGCTGCTGCTGTGCCACTGGGACGGCTGCCTGCAGTTCCTGGTGCCCATGCTGCAGGACTTCCCTCCTGACTGCTGGGTCTCCATCAACCACATGGTG aaCCACTCGTGGGGGCGCCAGTATTCCCATGCCCTGTTCAAGGCCATGAGCCACATGCTGTGCATCGGCTACGGGCAGCAGGCCCCTGTCGGCATGCCCGACGTCTGGCTCACCATGCTCAGCATGATCGTGGGCGCCACCTGCTACGCCATGTTCATCGGCCACGCCACGGCGCTCATCCAGTCCCTGGACTCCTCCCGACGTCAGTACCAGGAGAAG tacaagcaggtggagcagtaCATGTCCTTCCACAAGCTGCCGGCTGACACCCGGCAGCGCATCCACGACTACTACGAGCACCGCTACCAGGGGAAGATGTTCGATGAGGACAGCATCCTGGGCGAGCTGAGCGAGCCACTTcgggag gagATCATTAACTTCACCTGCCGGGGCCTGGTGGCCCACATGCCGCTGTTTGCCCACGCCGACCCCAGCTTCGTCACAGCCGTGCTGACCAAGCTACGCTTTGAGGTCTTCCAGCCGGGGGACCTGGTGGTGCGCGAGGGCTCCGTGGGCAGGAAGATGTACTTCATCCAGCACGGGCTGCTCAGTGTGCTGGCACGTGGCGCCCGGGACACCCGCCTCACTGACGGATCCTACTTTGGGG AGATTTGTCTGCTGACGCGGGGCCGGCGCACAGCCAGCGTGCGGGCTGACACCTACTGCCGCCTCTACTCGCTCAGTGTGGACCATTTCAATGCCGTGCTGGAGGAGTTCCCCATGATGCGCCGGGCCTTTGAGACCGTGGCCATGGATCGGCTGCAACGCATCG CCTTCCCCTTGGACTCTCTTTGTATCCGCATTCTCTCCCCACTGGGACCATTTCTAGGCAAGAAGAATTCTGTACTGCAGCGGAAACGCTCCGAGCCAAGTCCGGGCAGCAGTGGGGGCACCATGGAGCAGCACTTGGTGCAGCATGACAGGGACATGGCCCGGGGTGTTCGGGGCCCAGCCCCAGGCACAGGCGCTCGGCTCAGCGGAAAGCCGGTGCTGTGGGAGCCACTGGTGCGAGCGCCTCTGCAGGCGGCTGCTGTGACGTCCAGTGTGGCCATGGCCCTGACTCACCAGCGGGGCccgctgcccctctcccctgactcTCCAGCCACCCTCCTGGCTCGCTCTGCGCGACGCTCAGCAGGCCCCCCAGCCTCCCCGCTAGAGCCTGTCCGAGCTGGCCCTCTGCTGGCCCGCGGTCCATGGGCATCTACCTCCCGCCTGCCCGTCCCGCCTGTCCGAACCCTCCATGCCAGCCTGTCCCGGGCTGGGCGCTCCCAGGTGTCCTTGCTGGGTCCCCCCCCAGGAGGAGGTGGACGGCGACTAGGACTTCGGGGCCGCCCACTCTCAGCCTCCCAACCCTCTCTGCCTCAACGGGCCGCCGGAGATGGCTCTCCCGGGCGTAAGGGCTCAGGAAGTGAACGCCTGTCCTCCTCAGGGCTCTTGGCCAAGCTTCCAGGGACAGCCCAGCCCCCCAGGCCCTCAGTGCCCGAGCCAGCTGCCCCTCGGGGCCCCCAGCTCTCTGCCAACATGTGA